A window from Bubalus kerabau isolate K-KA32 ecotype Philippines breed swamp buffalo chromosome 5, PCC_UOA_SB_1v2, whole genome shotgun sequence encodes these proteins:
- the LOC129652705 gene encoding upstream-binding factor 1-like protein 1, whose translation MAMPKCQDDWSKEDIVRLLESMEKNIPSSDGHTFNSTQSVMDWEKVAFKDFSGEMCKLKWLEVSHKVRKFRTLRELVLAAKENVSNPSKKYKKTQKTQENTRKHKKHAYLFQKSLTAYRHISQVMRPQYIQKHPKISNQELTRVPSEEHRKVPEQLRVRHSQDLEKEKKDIREKIALFRAQHPDLVPNPEKSGVPQRSEMKVPEKFQENVEKVKSPPEKSLPMQWKFHGEPKKPPMNGYHKFHQDLWSSRELKVVPPRERMVEISRRWQRVPQDQKELYKKQAEGLQTQYKVDLDLWLRTLSPEEYAAYREATCAKRRNMSVTGGPNPKIRRMGLQSPSSGNLQGRLREDPGLQAPELASSDTIGEHSPTSGRSEEHEEEEEGSRCSAPSTEDADGHSEPEDHGCSSSSSGDSCDSDFN comes from the coding sequence ATGGCGATGCCTAAATGCCAAGATGACTGGTCCAAGGAAGACATTGTGCGGTTACTGGAAAGTATGGAGAAAAACATTCCATCCAGTGATGGGCACACATTCAACTCAACCCAGTCAGTGATGGACTGGGAAAAAGtagcttttaaagatttttctgggGAAATGTGCAAACTCAAATGGTTAGAGGTTTCCCATAAGGTGAGAAAGTTTCGCACGCTGAGAGAATTAGTCCTGGCAGCTAAGGAAAATGTTAGCAATCCTtccaaaaaatacaagaaaacacagaaaacacaagaaaacacCAGAAAACACAAGAAACATGCTTATTTGTTCCAGAAGTCCCTGACAGCTTACCGGCACATTTCCCAAGTGATGCGACCCCAGTACATCCAAAAACACCCCAAGATAAGCAACCAGGAGCTGACCAGGGTTCCGTCTGAGGAACACAGGAAGGTGCCTGAGCAGCTGAGGGTGAGACACAGTCAGgatcttgagaaagagaaaaaggatattAGGGAGAAAATAGCTCTGTTCAGAGCACAGCACCCTGATCTAGTCCCAAACCCTGAGAAATCTGGTGTCCCCcaaagaagtgaaatgaaagtgccaGAGAAGTTTCAGGAGAATGTTGAAAAAGTGAAGTctcccccagaaaagagtttacCCATGCAGTGGAAATTCCACGGAGAGCCCAAGAAGCCCCCGATGAATGGCTATCACAAGTTCCACCAGGATCTCTGGTCGAGCAGGGAGCTGAAAGTGGTGCCCCCGAGGGAGCGCATGGTGGAGATCAGTAGACGCTGGCAGCGGGTCCCCCAGGACCAGAAGGAGCTTTATAAGAAGCAGGCGGAGGGACTGCAGACGCAATACAAGGTGGACCTTGATCTCTGGCTCAGGACTCTGTCTCCTGAAGAATATGCTGCTTACAGAGAGGCGACCTGTGCTAAGCGTAGGAACATGAGCGTGACGGGGGGCCCGAACCCCAAGATTAGAAGGATGGGTCTGCAGTCCCCATCATCAGGGAATCTGCAAGGCAGGCTTAGAGAGGACCCGGGGCTTCAGGCTCCAGAGTTAGCATCATCAGACACGATTGGAGAACATTCTCCTACCTCAGGGAGATCAGAGGAacatgaggaagaggaggaaggaagccGCTGCTCAGCCCCCAGCACTGAGGATGCAGATGGACATTCTGAGCCAGAGGACCACGGCTGCAGCTCATCATCCTCAGGGGACTCCTGTGACTCGGATTTCAACTGA
- the LOC129654220 gene encoding LOW QUALITY PROTEIN: upstream-binding factor 1-like protein 1 (The sequence of the model RefSeq protein was modified relative to this genomic sequence to represent the inferred CDS: deleted 2 bases in 1 codon; substituted 1 base at 1 genomic stop codon) yields the protein MLPKSQDDWSRENIVQLLVCTKKKKLSSDQHMFKITQSVMDWEKIACKEFSGEMYKLKWLEISHNVRKLHTLTELVLEAKENVHNPSKSRKHKKHPDLPKNPLTAYLHFFKEMRPQYLQKHPKMSNQELTKAPSEAYRKLPEQLKLKYSQDFQKEKXEFQEKMALFREEHPDLVQNSKKTDVPKGSQSKVPNKFQENVHTVKSPPENNLLMKCKFQGEPKKPPMNGYHRFHQDLWSSRELKLVPPRECMVEISRRWQRVPQDQKELYKKQAEGLQTQYKVDLDLWLRTLSPEEYAAYREVTCAKPKNMSVTGGLNPNTSRMGLQSPSSRNLQGRLREDPGLQAPELA from the exons ATGCTGCCTAAAAGCCAAGATGACTGGTCCAGAGAAAACATTGTTCAATTACTGgtatgtacaaaaaaaaaaaaa ctatccagCGACCAGCACATGTTCAAAATAACTCAGTCAGTGATGGACTGGGAAAAAATAGCTTGTAAAGAATTTTCTGGGGAAATGTACAAACTCAAATGGTTAGAGATTTCCCATAATGTTAGAAAGCTTCATACTTTGACAGAATTAGTCCTGGAAGCTAAGGAAAATGTTCACAATCCTTCCAAAAGCAGAAAACACAAGAAACATCCTGATTTACCCAAGAACCCCTTGACAGCTTACCTCCacttttttaaagagatgagacCTCAGTACCTCCAAAAACACCCCAAGATGAGCAACCAGGAGCTGACCAAGGCTCCGTCTGAGGCATACAGGAAGCTGCCAGAACAGCTCAAGCTGAAATATAGTCAAGATTTCCAGAAAGAAAAGTAGGAGTTTCAGGAGAAAATGGCTCTATTTAGAGAAGAGCACCCTGATCTAGTCCAGAACTCCAAGAAAACTGATGTCCCCAAAGGAAGTCAAAGCAAAGTGCCAAATAAGTTTCAGGAAAATGTGCACACAGTGAAGTCTCCCCCAGAAAACAATTTACTCATGAAGTGTAAATTCCAAGGAGAGCCCAAGAAGCCCCCGATGAATGGCTATCACAGGTTCCACCAGGATCTCTGGTCCAGCAGAGAGCTGAAACTTGTGCCCCCGAGGGAGTGCATGGTGGAGATCAGTAGACGCTGGCAGCGGGTCCCCCAGGACCAGAAGGAGCTTTATAAGAAGCAGGCAGAGGGGCTGCAGACACAGTACAAGGTGGACCTTGATCTCTGGCTCAGGACTCTGTCTCCTGAAGAATATGCTGCTTACAGAGAGGTGACCTGTGCTAAGCCTAAGAACATGAGTGTGACGGGGGGCCTGAACCCCAATACTAGCAGGATGGGTCTGCAGTCCCCATCATCAAGGAATCTGCAAGGAAGACTTAGAGAGGACCCGGGGCTTCAGGCTCCAGAGTTAGCataa